The Bombus fervidus isolate BK054 chromosome 17, iyBomFerv1, whole genome shotgun sequence DNA segment TCCCCATAGCCTCCAATAAACTTTACGCCAGGAATGTAACTCTGTTCGAAGACTAATAATGTAATCATTTAAAGTCCATGTTAAATCTCTGTAATAtagattttattacaattatacatCTCTTGATACTAAGTTTGAATACTAAAATCCTACCTTATGTGTTTGCTGTGAATATTCCCATGGTtgtcaattttcattgcaCTTGAAATACATGGTACATAATTAGAAACtgattgaataatatttttcccaCATTTACTGCACTTAAATAAAGTAGCTAAAGAACTATAGTGTCCTCTCTTATTATCTGGCATTACCTCAGCAAGAGACATAATCaacttacaaaataatttactttgaaTTTTATCCTTTTTGTCTTTTAATGCTTCAACATCTTCATTTGTAAATTGTTCTACTAATCTGAAAAGAGATATTAACTGgatttgatatattattaatcaattaagaataaatggtataaattttgcaaatattgaataaataaatatttttttctatacattttgctgcaataataaagaaataattttttttgctTAATGagcatttaaaatatttaaaactgtataaaagtaaaacaCCTTATTAAAAGATTATCATCTAAACCAGTTAAAACTGTTgatgtttttaatatatcaGATATGTTTTCACGACAATATTGTAAGCAGCTTTCTAGTAGTGGTTCCATTTGTAAAAATGATGCAGACACCATTATTGGAATAACattattaatttccaaaaCTGGCCATTcagatttttttataatatcttttttcacCCATCTCATTAGCCAATCAAATATTGTAACATCACAATGAACTGATATATCTATTTCCTCTAATTTTTGACCTGCTGTCACATCAGCAAAATAACGCATTTTTTGAATAAGAAGCTTTTGAGGACaatggaaattttttttaatgttctttTCTTCATCACAGACGTGAATTTCCACTTCATTGCTGTACAAGCGTAGAATAAACTGttattaattctataaaaaattattttcaatgtcaatattaaatttaatttcgattgatattaattattgatacACTTACTCAGTTGATCTCTTActtgatttaattttatctttttccttctctttatGCATGACATTCGTAAGTACCTTGGTTTCAATATTATTAGTCAATGAATTACATTTCTTCACCTCGGTGCTTataatagattttttaataataggCTGTGAAATAGTAGGTTTTGGAATCATATATGGCAATATTGAATCTAATAAACCTTCATGCAGTACATCACTTAGATTTGTTTTCATTaaggtaaataaaaaattttctgttGTATCTACAGATCTTCCAATGTTCATATCCTCTATTCGTAATGAACTTTGCATAATTTGATTGCATCTTTCAAAATCAGATATTACATTTTGATCATAAGTATGTGTTTGGTTATTTTTAAGTTGCATATTTGGAGGCACAATGCAATGTAGAGAgtatttaatattgttatCATCTGTATCAGATGAAATTTCTTCTGCTGTATGAATACTTTTATGTTTCTGCATGACATTACTATTAATGTACTTTTCATcagtattattataattccgTATTTTACAATGTATATCAATTTTTGCTAACTTGCTCCAATCAAGCTTCTTTTCTGTGGTTAATATCGCAGTTAAACTTCCACAATTGTCATTAACTTGGTATGCAAGTTTTATGAATTCAAAAAACATTCCAATTGTCAACTTTGATTGATTGCAATCGtcaagtttataaaatatttctgacaAATCTGAAGCAAATATTTCttgttattttatgttaaaaaggcagtatgataaatttataaatgataatttcaatttcttctttcaactatattgattaaataaagcttagataaatatttattgtgaaaattagacaacaaagataaaatgaaaagtaataaatacCAAATACAACGATCTGAAGTTGTGCAATATATGAATTAGTTCATCAATACCTTCTTTAGTTGTTGAACCGCACATCGCTAATAATTTGTGTATATTCTCTTTCAAAGATAAATTGTTAATCtgatttatttccatttcttttaattaataaattctatttaataaattcagaTTTCAATTActacaattacaatttatatgttaattaaatgtaatttttaattattactgTATTTGACAATTGCCACATGCAAATTAGTCATTTGTATATgaacttttaatttcaatataattcttaatttaatgaaaaaattcatatttgtaGCTTGAAAACTAGTGTAGATTCGACAATATTGACAAAACAGTAGTATCTccatataaatttgtttatttggaaaatttacaGTAGATATCTccaataatttgaatttaaacatAACTCATAATTAACATTGtatcttaaattatatatatttatccaccacatttattattatatatataataaattatattatattatattagcatatattatatatatgctaGCTGATATATATGATGATAGtgtatacatatgcatatatatatactacatatgtatacatacttGTTTGAtgtcaaattttctttttgatgtaaataatattattgaaatattaccaAAAAAATAGTTACATTAACTTACATATAAAGTTACAGTTATAGCTAATATCTTTCCTAAAAGTTAAatctgttaattattttatctttatctgTTGTTAGTTATTTTTGCTAAAAgccattaatatttatatctattgtttaaataatgtttgaatatttgaCATTATATCatgattttattcaaaatatatttaaaatgtaaacctataaaaatgtatctttttatatttttattttacatatacttAATATAACTAGATTAAATCTGGGGAATGAGCTTTATCGAAACGTTGATATAATAGTCCCatgaatttgtataacatCGTTCATTATTGTGTTATGAACTATGATTTAATAGATTCATGCACCGAATAGAATCTAAAAGGTGGctataattaacataatataagaaatttgtCCGTATGTAATACTACTATTGTTATGATCGAAACTAACGAAAGAGAGATTTCTACTTTTTTGTAGTTTAAATTGTATAGGAATTTTTTCTGTCTTTCAAAAGTGTGGCTACATTTTCTTCAGAAAGGAAAATATGTATGTGAATTACAAATGTAATGAATACTGTACGTGGGCGTAGAATACGTGTTAGAATCTTATTAATATATGTTTTTAGCGTAAACGAAACATCGACACTATTTTCCGATATCTCCCGTAGGAACTTTTGATcattattatctattttttatcattGTCACGTAGAACAGATTACATTGAACAAATATGAACTAACGTAAAAAGCCGGACATGCAATAACTTTCATACTACGTTTAAGAAGAGTAAAAATAATTGCTCATAATAATTATGGGTAAGttcaaaatgtttatttacgttttataGACTATTTTACACTTCGTGCATTTCAGAAGATTCTACAGAAGCTCAAAAATGGCAACAGCATCTATCTTTATTAAGGGAGCAGTatgttaatttatacaatacaaatACGGAACTTCAACGTGAATATGCAATTGTTACTGCAAATAAACAAGATACAGGATTTATTGGTAGACTTTTGACAACCATTGGATCTCTATATAGTcaacaacgttataggtttaTAACTTCTTCaaatcataatttattatataagctTTGTCACTAATAAACATATATCTTTTAGCGATGTGATcatcaaattgaaaaatcaGGAAATACCAgcacataaatttatattgtcTGCTAGAACAGATTTTTTCAGTGAATCAACACTATCAGAAGTGACCATTTTAGGTAaagcattaaaatataaacagaaatgtatgaagaaaaattacatgtatatagatataataagAAACACCTTCTGTAGATTGGACTTATTTGGAGCCTAAGATTGGATTAATATTGTTGAAATGGATATACACAGGGAAGGTGCCTCAAGAGAATTTAACTTTAGAATTAATGAAAGCAGCATCTAATTTTCAGCTGACAGAATTAGTTGAAcaatgtgaaaaatatttaattggaaTTGTAGGATTCAAAGATTGTGTTCAGTTGTACGCAGCTGCTGAGGAATTAGGTGCACAGAAATTAAAAGAGCATTGCAGTTCTTTGATTTCTGCACATTGGGTAAGAGAGATAGAAACATATATTGAATTgcataatttcaatttcttaacTGATCAAAATTTCATGTTGTTAGGAAGATTTAACAGGAGAAGACTTTAAAGAAATGCCTGGATCtctattatacaaattattacagACTAAAAGTAAATACCCATTGCATGCCGCTGTTCGACTAATGAGGGAAGATGTggtttttttatatttagtgGAAAATAATTCAGGGGTAAGttgcatattttaaattattacaaatgtttatttatttatatataataggtCTTACTTGTAAGTGTAATATACTTACaagattttataataacaatCATGTTTTGGTGTTTCCATATTattcctttaatttttataaatagtaaagtaatatttatgtagTAAATTAAAGACATTCACAGCTTATGTTATTGTTTcacaaatattaatagtaaCAAACTTTATTGGaattaatttttggaattattatgtggtatatataattatcatatataattataattggaatatataattattacagaAAATTATTACAGTAAATTACTAAATATAGTTCAATAGTTATAGATGatacagaaaaattatttctttttatttagatGTGTTTATTGATTTACAATCTCATAATTTATAAGGATTAATATCAAAAAGTAAAGCGAAGAttgatttttataacattttttataccatttttatatatatatatatattaaaaaattttcttaccATAATAAGTACTTAGAGAAAGAATATCATAATAGTGTTGCAAACAGTAATACTGTtattagtataaaaatataagatatattgATGGTTTTGGTTGGTTCTGATGAATTGCATAAATGGTGACCACAAAAGCAATATTCTGATGGACCTGCTGGTGCTCCCCTATCTTCACCAATAAAGCAACCTTCTTTGTAAGCTGATGTTACAATTTCCTCTCTGTTTTGCCACTTATTATCGCTATAGGTTAATACTGTACGTTTTTGAGGTGCACAGTCCCTTTCTACAGTTGTGATCATAGGTGCTGGTGAagatgataaattaattaacacgttttttcaatttatatacaGCAGCACTTTACTTACTTTTGAATTTAGAATAAATCGTTCTTTTTCCACAAAGTGTGGACGAAGGACAATGCACTTGAAACCTAGGACTTCCATCAAAATGAGAACATAATAAATCAGTTTTTTCATGTCCTGATTGTGATGCATAACATTTGAAGCATGCAATACCTTCTGCAGTTATTTGCATTATTAATGtaactaaaaatattgaatattccaGACATAcaatatgattaaaaatatttattaagcaGTAAAGAATAAATGCTTTCAatgtgaatataaattattttatataaagataaaatatataagttaAATGTAAACatacatagaaaaattatagCAATTAATAAGATTTTTTTTGACTGTATTTGGGAAGTCAtctcatttataattaaacaaaatatggTTAGAATACAATAATACTATTTACACCAATTTTAgcgcaatttttatttatatttatttatttcatagttCAATTTATCATCATCATTACGCAAAcctgaaaaaattttatttatcaacaGTAAGTTTAGTTACTATTAGAAatgacatttaaaaataaaaatgatttaatataaaGATTCCAAATTaactgtattttttattatcataataattattatatttatttggatGCATATAgctgtatatttttgttagatataatataaaataattatttttgtatctgaatttccataaaaaaatCATTCATTAAAATTAGTTTAAGTGAGTCACTTTTGATGTAGAGAATGAGTGtttagtttataaaaatagatttaatgaaatttagttctatatattttcatctttctgttaaaaaataatatttgcataaGCATAACCTTAATAACTTATTTAAAGGAAAACAATAATGTTTTGTATACACTCTTTGCTCTAAACAAAAAACTTTTAAagtgatttataaaaatctaaaaggttacaaataacttttatatcaatttgtaattaatataatgaaaCCATATGTTGCACTAATCTTcgatatattgtaatattatttttatacaatgagaaatacattttttaaatttaatttattaattaattagatcaGTACAAAATAAGAGGtacttattaatttcttttatgaaaaagactgatttatatgaatttaaacaaatattaattgaaaaatgtaaacaaaAATCTGCACTTAATTCGTACTTAAATGTTTTAAACTTCAAAATATCATaagaaattcaatatttacgTTCGATTCCATCAGAGATCATTTCAACTATATTCTACTAAACACTGTCACTCATTCTTAAACAGCACcctttattaatattcactAAATGCCATAGAGCAATCGTAGGATTTTGATTAACTGTTTTTCGTTCTGCTACGAAGAAATATGCTCCTTTAATCGGAAGCTGACTGTTAGATGAGCCTATCACACGCCACATCATGGCTTTTCTATCCTTTACAAACGACTGTTTCTGTTGAATCAGTACATCTTCATATTCCTTCCCGTTTTAATCGTTCACATTGTTTATGCAATCTTTAATACTaactatgtatgtatgtaactAGCACTAATGCGTGCATGAACAAACATCCGTTTCGTTGGGCGTACCGCATCGTATATCTTTTACATAAAATCAAGACAGTGGTTCTCAGTCAATTACATATCACGAACCttctaaattacaatttcattaaataaaactgtattattttaatcttattAGATACAAtcatgaattaaataaattaaactttcAACTAAAAATGTCTTTCTTTATGAATTATTGGTTTAgaacaatatatatgtataagaaatattttatacaatattgaatgaaaaaattatatatattttataaatatcattgtataattaaaagttttattgTCTTAGTTAACGAAAGCCATTAATGCTTTGGATCATAAAGGAGAAATGCCTTTGGAAGTTGCTTTAAAAACTCGTCAACCATCACTGGCGCGCACTTTAGTTGAACACGGGGCCGATTTAAGCGCAAAAGATTCAAGAGGTCTTTCTTTACTCCAAGCTGCTATTTTTAAAGGAGATTCTTATTCGGCTGAATTTATAATAGAACAGctagaaaataatggaaatatgaaagaattaTGCGAGCCCATGAAACTTACCCGAAATGTGAAGGATATAAAAAATCCCGAAGAACTTGAAGGATGTACTGCGTTACatttaataacaaaacatGATTCAGAAAATATGTTAGCTGTCGCATTGAGGTTACTTCATGCTGGTATTGACCCTAATTTACAAAATCACAGAGGatggtataattatttaattatttttacttaattatCTCATTGGAAGTCactgtaaaaattaaaattaaaattggttCAAAAGTAGTAATTTATAGTTAGAACTttgatagaatttttaaaaaactgTATTAGTTTTACAGATTATCTCATAATTAGATTgcagaaatttatgaaaattgaagTAGAACCCACACAAAGATTTACTTTATCTACTAGATATAATAAGtactatactttggatatttcacatatatagatagatatattttttatttcagtcTTACCAACAATATTAGCCAAGAAATTTAGACTTGATTTACATTTGTCCTAACTTTACAATATTAACTTAACTTAcgcattcttttatttattctctcttttcattctttttccatcttaaatattaacttgtttgttattatttacttcCTATTACCCTCTCCTTCCACTTTCCTTTCCTATTTTAAATTCCTAAGCCAATTCTCTATTCTCTTGTCCTTCCTTCCACTCACCACATCCTCTATGCTAATACCCCTTCCTATTTTCTTACAGTTTCTTATTAGATGTTCCACCAATCCAAATCTATCcctgtaaatattttacatatacttACATATTATGCGTAACCTGTGTAATTTTATAGCTTAAAAGTTCCCATAAGTGCATAAACATCTGCAATCTACTTATAATAAGGTGTCAAAAACATTAAACTTATAATTAAAGTTAGACACCTTCTATAAATGTTATTGTTGATTCTTATTCTTGCAGGACTGCCTTACATAATTGTATTCAGGAGAGAAATGAACCACTTTTTGATGTCTTATTAGAATGTCAAAGTATAGACTTGGACAAAAGCACTAATGAAAATGATACTCCATTGTGTATCGCAATGAAAACAGATCCATTTAGTGGATTTTTTGCTAAGAAACTTTTAATCAAAGGTGCAACTCCGAATCCTGTATATAAGAATACAGGGGACACTCTACTACACGTTTTGATAAGAGAATATAAAGAAGAAGctgcattatttttaatcgattatTGTAAGGATAACTTAATGCAAAAGAATAATGAAGGATATTTGGTTTTACACGAAGCTTGTAAAGTTGGTTCGAAAAATTTAACGCGAGCTTTATTGAAAACTGGTTTGCCAGTTGACGAAGTTGCATTGTCTACTGGCGATGCACCGATACATATTGCTGTTTCCAATTTGTATTTTGATATTGTAATAGAATTGTTACATGCACCtaattcaaatttccaattgaatttaaaaaataacgcgAATGAAACACCTTTAAGTTTGGCTATTAAGGCTCCATTTAAGAAGGGCAAAGATATAGTTTTGGCTTTAATAAAAGCTGGAGCAAATATCAATCAGTGCAGTAATGATGGTTTAACATTGTTGCATCAAGCGATATTAAAAGAGGATTCGGCGACAGcgatttttttattagaaaatggtGCCGATATGAATACTAGGTAAATAGCATggatattaaacattttagaaacaattgtattttatttatttcatttttaacttAATGGCATTTATCTCTTTGACATTAGATATTGCAAGAAATTTCAGGTTgagataaattttatcaaagtaattttataactATCTATGTTGCTTCGttagtataaataaaacgaaacctAAAATCACTAAATAATCTGTTGTCAAAtggttttattaattatgtgaTATTCAGTAAATACTTTATTTCATTCAGAACTGCAGATGGAGAAACTCCACTGCAACTTTCCATACACTGTAGACTGGGTGAAGTTGTAGAAGCACTTTGTAAAAGAGGAGTAGATACTTCTATAGGATGTCCATTATGGGATGCACTGGATTCAGATCAAGAGGATGTAGCATCTATTCTAGTTAAATATGGAGCAGACACTGACTGTTGGGGTCCTGGTCCAGATGATTGCCAACAAACACTGTTACACAGAGCAATTGACCACAACAAAGAAGATATTGCACAGTTCCTTATAAGAaggtatattacatattaagatatgtaattattaaaaatatataagaatttGACATcaggatatttaatatttggttTGGTCCAGttagaattttgaaaatatctagttatataagaatatcgaaaatataataaaatatttcgaaattctaatttaattcGACGCAATCagatttctatataattattattaaagattGTAAAGATACCTtttctcattatttattattattaaaaatcgtaataattaaattctaaaattatgtaTGTTACAGTGGCTGTGATTTAAACACACCTAGAAAACCTGGCCCAGGTGGTATTGGAGGTGATGAAGCAAGGGATGAATGTACTCCATTACATTTATGTTGTCAGTGGGGTTTAGAACAAGTTGTACAGACACTTATTGAACATGGTGCTGATGTGAATGCTCGAGATGTTGAGGGCAAAACTCCAGTGCATGTTGCCATACAAAATCAACATTCacaaattatttctcttttacttTGTCATCCTAATatagatttaaataaacgaGATAAAAAAGGTTTAACACCATTTGCAACAGCTTTAACATTTCGAAACAACAAAGCTGCTCAAGCAATATTGGAACGACTACCTAAAGCTGCTGAACAATATGACAATAAAGGcagaaattttttacatacTGCTATTCAAAAGAATGACATGGAAAgcatattatttctattatctaTACAggtaaatattgtatttgtagtaattaaaatgcatttgaatttatatttatttcataaaaattttgacGCATTTAAAAAACTGATCAAACAAAATACATATGCAATAAAATGAttcatgatttttattttataggtaGACGTAAATTCCAGAGTTCATGATGTTACACAAACTCCACCTTTACATCTTGCTGCGGTTTCTGGAAATGAAATGTTAGTGAGAAGTTTAATATTGGCTGGTGCACGTGTTAATGATACAGATGCAAATAGAAATACTGCATTGCATGCTGCTGCAAAAGCTGGTCATGCAGCAATTGTATCTGCTTTATTGCAGGTGAATACCATAACTTATCTATATGTTTGATCTAAAcggtattataaaataaactatttcagaaatcttattaaatgaaatatatgtatcttcAGTTATAAGTTGAGTATaacagaaaataattgaatatgtTTACTTTCTTATTATAGAACAATAT contains these protein-coding regions:
- the LOC139996035 gene encoding rabankyrin-5 isoform X1; translation: MEDSTEAQKWQQHLSLLREQYVNLYNTNTELQREYAIVTANKQDTGFIGRLLTTIGSLYSQQRYSDVIIKLKNQEIPAHKFILSARTDFFSESTLSEVTILDWTYLEPKIGLILLKWIYTGKVPQENLTLELMKAASNFQLTELVEQCEKYLIGIVGFKDCVQLYAAAEELGAQKLKEHCSSLISAHWEDLTGEDFKEMPGSLLYKLLQTKSKYPLHAAVRLMREDVVFLYLVENNSGLTKAINALDHKGEMPLEVALKTRQPSLARTLVEHGADLSAKDSRGLSLLQAAIFKGDSYSAEFIIEQLENNGNMKELCEPMKLTRNVKDIKNPEELEGCTALHLITKHDSENMLAVALRLLHAGIDPNLQNHRGWTALHNCIQERNEPLFDVLLECQSIDLDKSTNENDTPLCIAMKTDPFSGFFAKKLLIKGATPNPVYKNTGDTLLHVLIREYKEEAALFLIDYCKDNLMQKNNEGYLVLHEACKVGSKNLTRALLKTGLPVDEVALSTGDAPIHIAVSNLYFDIVIELLHAPNSNFQLNLKNNANETPLSLAIKAPFKKGKDIVLALIKAGANINQCSNDGLTLLHQAILKEDSATAIFLLENGADMNTRTADGETPLQLSIHCRLGEVVEALCKRGVDTSIGCPLWDALDSDQEDVASILVKYGADTDCWGPGPDDCQQTLLHRAIDHNKEDIAQFLIRSGCDLNTPRKPGPGGIGGDEARDECTPLHLCCQWGLEQVVQTLIEHGADVNARDVEGKTPVHVAIQNQHSQIISLLLCHPNIDLNKRDKKGLTPFATALTFRNNKAAQAILERLPKAAEQYDNKGRNFLHTAIQKNDMESILFLLSIQVDVNSRVHDVTQTPPLHLAAVSGNEMLVRSLILAGARVNDTDANRNTALHAAAKAGHAAIVSALLQNNINFDAVNADGDNALHVAVREGHVSVVRALLTECTLDAEAVNLKGRNPLHELARCGKDNAATICELFLECMSQYPVNNADLDGNTPLLIAYMKGNGQLCRTLVKAGACLGSMNKEGITIFNYQVATKQLLYRLLDSLTQEAPWADKDLCLECGTKFSLTMRKHHCRHCGRILCNKCSDQDVPIVKFGLNKPVRVCAVCFDVLQLGAE
- the LOC139996035 gene encoding rabankyrin-5 isoform X2; amino-acid sequence: MDSTEAQKWQQHLSLLREQYVNLYNTNTELQREYAIVTANKQDTGFIGRLLTTIGSLYSQQRYSDVIIKLKNQEIPAHKFILSARTDFFSESTLSEVTILDWTYLEPKIGLILLKWIYTGKVPQENLTLELMKAASNFQLTELVEQCEKYLIGIVGFKDCVQLYAAAEELGAQKLKEHCSSLISAHWEDLTGEDFKEMPGSLLYKLLQTKSKYPLHAAVRLMREDVVFLYLVENNSGLTKAINALDHKGEMPLEVALKTRQPSLARTLVEHGADLSAKDSRGLSLLQAAIFKGDSYSAEFIIEQLENNGNMKELCEPMKLTRNVKDIKNPEELEGCTALHLITKHDSENMLAVALRLLHAGIDPNLQNHRGWTALHNCIQERNEPLFDVLLECQSIDLDKSTNENDTPLCIAMKTDPFSGFFAKKLLIKGATPNPVYKNTGDTLLHVLIREYKEEAALFLIDYCKDNLMQKNNEGYLVLHEACKVGSKNLTRALLKTGLPVDEVALSTGDAPIHIAVSNLYFDIVIELLHAPNSNFQLNLKNNANETPLSLAIKAPFKKGKDIVLALIKAGANINQCSNDGLTLLHQAILKEDSATAIFLLENGADMNTRTADGETPLQLSIHCRLGEVVEALCKRGVDTSIGCPLWDALDSDQEDVASILVKYGADTDCWGPGPDDCQQTLLHRAIDHNKEDIAQFLIRSGCDLNTPRKPGPGGIGGDEARDECTPLHLCCQWGLEQVVQTLIEHGADVNARDVEGKTPVHVAIQNQHSQIISLLLCHPNIDLNKRDKKGLTPFATALTFRNNKAAQAILERLPKAAEQYDNKGRNFLHTAIQKNDMESILFLLSIQVDVNSRVHDVTQTPPLHLAAVSGNEMLVRSLILAGARVNDTDANRNTALHAAAKAGHAAIVSALLQNNINFDAVNADGDNALHVAVREGHVSVVRALLTECTLDAEAVNLKGRNPLHELARCGKDNAATICELFLECMSQYPVNNADLDGNTPLLIAYMKGNGQLCRTLVKAGACLGSMNKEGITIFNYQVATKQLLYRLLDSLTQEAPWADKDLCLECGTKFSLTMRKHHCRHCGRILCNKCSDQDVPIVKFGLNKPVRVCAVCFDVLQLGAE
- the LOC139996035 gene encoding rabankyrin-5 isoform X3, coding for MPGSLLYKLLQTKSKYPLHAAVRLMREDVVFLYLVENNSGLTKAINALDHKGEMPLEVALKTRQPSLARTLVEHGADLSAKDSRGLSLLQAAIFKGDSYSAEFIIEQLENNGNMKELCEPMKLTRNVKDIKNPEELEGCTALHLITKHDSENMLAVALRLLHAGIDPNLQNHRGWTALHNCIQERNEPLFDVLLECQSIDLDKSTNENDTPLCIAMKTDPFSGFFAKKLLIKGATPNPVYKNTGDTLLHVLIREYKEEAALFLIDYCKDNLMQKNNEGYLVLHEACKVGSKNLTRALLKTGLPVDEVALSTGDAPIHIAVSNLYFDIVIELLHAPNSNFQLNLKNNANETPLSLAIKAPFKKGKDIVLALIKAGANINQCSNDGLTLLHQAILKEDSATAIFLLENGADMNTRTADGETPLQLSIHCRLGEVVEALCKRGVDTSIGCPLWDALDSDQEDVASILVKYGADTDCWGPGPDDCQQTLLHRAIDHNKEDIAQFLIRSGCDLNTPRKPGPGGIGGDEARDECTPLHLCCQWGLEQVVQTLIEHGADVNARDVEGKTPVHVAIQNQHSQIISLLLCHPNIDLNKRDKKGLTPFATALTFRNNKAAQAILERLPKAAEQYDNKGRNFLHTAIQKNDMESILFLLSIQVDVNSRVHDVTQTPPLHLAAVSGNEMLVRSLILAGARVNDTDANRNTALHAAAKAGHAAIVSALLQNNINFDAVNADGDNALHVAVREGHVSVVRALLTECTLDAEAVNLKGRNPLHELARCGKDNAATICELFLECMSQYPVNNADLDGNTPLLIAYMKGNGQLCRTLVKAGACLGSMNKEGITIFNYQVATKQLLYRLLDSLTQEAPWADKDLCLECGTKFSLTMRKHHCRHCGRILCNKCSDQDVPIVKFGLNKPVRVCAVCFDVLQLGAE
- the LOC139996054 gene encoding uncharacterized protein isoform X3 is translated as MISDGIEQGIACFKCYASQSGHEKTDLLCSHFDGSPRFQVHCPSSTLCGKRTIYSKFKTPMITTVERDCAPQKRTVLTYSDNKWQNREEIVTSAYKEGCFIGEDRGAPAGPSEYCFCGHHLCNSSEPTKTINISYIFILITVLLFATLL
- the LOC139996054 gene encoding uncharacterized protein isoform X1, which translates into the protein MTSQIQSKKILLIAIIFLFTLIMQITAEGIACFKCYASQSGHEKTDLLCSHFDGSPRFQVHCPSSTLCGKRTIYSKFKTPMITTVERDCAPQKRTVLTYSDNKWQNREEIVTSAYKEGCFIGEDRGAPAGPSEYCFCGHHLCNSSEPTKTINISYIFILITVLLFATLL
- the LOC139996054 gene encoding uncharacterized protein isoform X2, which codes for MISDGIELTLIMQITAEGIACFKCYASQSGHEKTDLLCSHFDGSPRFQVHCPSSTLCGKRTIYSKFKTPMITTVERDCAPQKRTVLTYSDNKWQNREEIVTSAYKEGCFIGEDRGAPAGPSEYCFCGHHLCNSSEPTKTINISYIFILITVLLFATLL